Proteins encoded in a region of the Gemmatimonadaceae bacterium genome:
- a CDS encoding 2-oxoglutarate dehydrogenase E1 component has product MSGLPTTSAFNDGYIAELYDAYRRDPVSVDESWRQFFRFAESLGRAEAAPGSGTYDASILRKTAGAAGLAAAIEKFGHLAVPIDPLGSTPPGAAELAPEFHGISESDLDDVPAAVLGRSDRGTAADLVRRLRELYCTSLGYEFEHVSDETERQWLRETIESGEASEPLTSDQKKALLTRLTIVDALERFLGRAYVSVKRFSIEGVDALVPMLDEAIARGAEAGARQVVLGMAHRGRLNVMTHVMGKTYRALFEEFEGWPVAMTSDSDTGDVKYHMGFAATIAVANGGMVNVELLSNPSHLELVNPVAQGVARARQRISGSAPNTRDEASVLPIVVHGDASFAGEGVVPETLNMSLLAGYRVGGTMHIITNNQVGFTTDAIDGRSTHYASDLAKGFEIPIVHVNADDAEGCVQAVRLAIAYRRRFNKDFLIDLVGYRRHGHNEADQPAFTQPMMYKVVAAHPTAREVYAARLVRETVVTDEDVKAADADIGARLQKIYQDMKHENPPTLSKPEAPRGVVRDSETAVRSERLVALNEQLLAWPSTFKLHPTLQRTVPRRRGAINSGGIDWGHAEALAFASLLTEGVSVRITGQDAERGTFSHRQAVLHDAETGESFTPLAHLPQAGGEFEIYNSPLSETAVVGFEYGFSIATPNELVLWEAQYGDFANVAQPIFDQLISAGRAKWRHESGIVLLLPHGYEGQGPEHSSARLERFLQLCAEDNMVVAYPSTPAQYFHILRRQALRRPRRPLVLMQPKSLLRLTAALSKLEELAGGSFHRVLDDPVASRQRDAVQRLVFCTAKLYYDLTAAGEHPSNVALIRVEEIAPWPREVGDLVDQYPNVEEVVWAQEEPKNMGAWSYVQPRLRASIGTVTTLRYIGRPERSSPAEGHKAVHDEEQARIVKDALTYSPAGRRKTPAAR; this is encoded by the coding sequence ATGTCTGGTCTTCCCACTACGAGTGCATTCAACGACGGCTACATCGCCGAGCTTTATGACGCCTATCGTCGCGACCCTGTGTCCGTCGACGAATCGTGGCGCCAGTTTTTTCGTTTCGCCGAGAGCCTAGGGCGCGCCGAAGCCGCGCCGGGCTCCGGCACATACGACGCGAGCATTCTGCGCAAGACGGCCGGCGCCGCCGGCCTCGCCGCCGCGATCGAGAAGTTCGGCCATTTGGCCGTCCCGATCGACCCGCTGGGATCCACGCCGCCGGGCGCGGCCGAGCTCGCGCCCGAGTTTCACGGGATTTCGGAATCGGATCTCGACGACGTTCCGGCCGCGGTGCTCGGACGATCCGACCGCGGAACCGCCGCCGATCTCGTTCGACGTCTGCGCGAGCTCTATTGCACGAGCCTCGGCTACGAGTTCGAGCACGTCAGCGACGAGACCGAGCGGCAGTGGCTTCGCGAGACGATCGAGTCGGGCGAAGCGTCGGAGCCGCTCACCAGCGACCAAAAGAAAGCGCTGCTCACGAGGCTCACGATCGTGGACGCGCTCGAGCGGTTTCTCGGCCGCGCGTACGTGAGCGTCAAGCGCTTCTCGATCGAGGGCGTCGACGCGCTCGTGCCGATGCTCGACGAAGCGATCGCTCGCGGCGCCGAAGCCGGAGCGCGGCAGGTCGTGCTCGGAATGGCGCATCGCGGCCGCTTGAACGTGATGACGCACGTGATGGGCAAGACCTATCGCGCGCTGTTCGAGGAGTTCGAGGGATGGCCCGTCGCGATGACGAGCGATTCCGACACGGGTGACGTCAAATACCACATGGGCTTCGCGGCCACGATCGCCGTCGCGAACGGCGGGATGGTGAACGTCGAGCTCTTGTCGAACCCGAGTCACCTCGAGCTGGTGAATCCCGTGGCGCAGGGCGTGGCGCGTGCGCGGCAACGCATCAGCGGTTCGGCGCCGAACACCCGCGACGAGGCGTCGGTGCTGCCGATCGTCGTGCACGGCGACGCGTCGTTCGCCGGCGAAGGCGTTGTCCCCGAAACGCTCAACATGTCGTTGCTCGCCGGCTACCGTGTCGGCGGCACGATGCACATCATCACGAACAACCAGGTCGGCTTCACGACCGACGCGATCGACGGCCGATCGACCCACTACGCGAGCGACCTCGCGAAGGGCTTCGAGATCCCGATCGTGCACGTCAACGCCGACGATGCCGAAGGCTGCGTCCAGGCGGTGCGTTTGGCGATCGCCTACCGTCGGCGCTTCAACAAGGATTTTCTGATCGACCTCGTCGGCTACCGACGGCATGGCCACAACGAGGCCGATCAGCCGGCCTTCACGCAGCCGATGATGTACAAGGTCGTCGCGGCGCATCCGACGGCGCGCGAGGTCTACGCGGCGCGTCTCGTTCGGGAAACCGTCGTGACGGACGAGGACGTGAAGGCGGCCGACGCTGATATCGGCGCGCGGCTGCAGAAGATCTATCAGGACATGAAGCACGAGAATCCGCCGACGCTCTCGAAACCGGAAGCGCCGCGCGGAGTCGTTCGCGATTCGGAGACGGCCGTTCGGTCCGAGCGCTTGGTGGCGCTCAACGAACAGCTGCTGGCGTGGCCGTCGACGTTCAAGCTGCACCCGACGCTCCAGCGGACGGTCCCGCGGCGCCGCGGCGCGATCAATAGCGGCGGCATCGACTGGGGGCACGCCGAGGCGCTGGCGTTCGCGTCGCTCCTCACGGAAGGCGTGAGCGTGCGCATCACCGGGCAGGACGCCGAGCGAGGCACGTTCTCACATCGTCAGGCCGTGTTGCACGACGCCGAGACGGGCGAATCGTTCACGCCGCTGGCGCATCTTCCGCAGGCCGGCGGTGAATTCGAGATCTACAACAGCCCCTTGTCCGAAACGGCGGTGGTCGGATTCGAGTACGGATTCAGCATCGCCACACCGAACGAGCTGGTTTTGTGGGAAGCGCAGTACGGCGACTTCGCGAACGTGGCGCAGCCCATCTTCGACCAGCTGATCTCGGCGGGCCGGGCGAAGTGGCGCCACGAATCGGGGATCGTGCTCCTGCTGCCGCACGGCTACGAAGGGCAGGGACCCGAGCACTCGAGCGCCCGGCTCGAGCGTTTTCTGCAGCTCTGCGCCGAGGACAACATGGTCGTCGCATATCCGTCGACGCCCGCGCAGTACTTCCACATCTTGCGGCGGCAGGCGCTCCGCCGCCCGCGACGGCCGCTCGTGCTGATGCAGCCGAAGTCGCTGCTGCGACTCACGGCGGCGCTCTCCAAGCTGGAGGAGCTGGCGGGCGGCTCGTTCCACCGCGTGCTCGATGATCCCGTCGCGTCACGGCAGCGCGATGCGGTGCAGCGACTCGTCTTCTGCACCGCCAAGCTCTATTACGATCTCACTGCGGCCGGCGAGCATCCGTCGAACGTCGCGTTGATCCGCGTCGAGGAAATCGCGCCGTGGCCCCGCGAAGTCGGCGATCTGGTGGACCAATACCCGAACGTCGAAGAGGTCGTGTGGGCGCAGGAGGAGCCGAAGAACATGGGCGCGTGGAGCTACGTGCAGCCGCGGCTCCGCGCGTCGATCGGCACGGTGACGACGCTGCGGTACATCGGACGTCCGGAGCGGTCGAGCCCGGCCGAGGGACACAAGGCTGTTCACGACGAGGAGCAAGCTCGCATCGTGAAGGACGCGCTGACATATTCGCCGGCCGGCCGGAGAAAGACACCGGCGGCTCGATGA
- a CDS encoding HAMP domain-containing sensor histidine kinase, producing the protein MAGTDPQRSPALTGSLDDAPAIVPAKPLIDALIATRSDGVTRRVVLGDPQERGIELSVCRNSDGVVIELPDVERASESEALRRLARQMAGENDTTTLLQILCDAGAEQCRGSGAAVLKAVANEGELVAAIGSLGIARGRRFALPGSLAREVLRTRDVVAVENFSGSARPLLRVVPDVRVGPMLLAPLMAHEVILGVLAVTRDMAEPVFSKRDAHRLRVIADYAALALWNAELLEQAKVADRAKSRFLATVSHELRTPLTALAGYEELLADQVIGPLSDSQLDVLERMRSVTQHLAAVIEELLAFSSLDEGREVVRPTDFLAADLVRATAAVIEPMARQKHLSFAVSVPDEPIRMTSDVDKVRQILINLAGNAVKFTDFGEVRIELEKRSGAVWFTVRDTGIGIAKRDIERLFRPFAQLDAGLTRRHGGTGLGLYISRGLADLLGGRIEFESNQGEGSAFRLVLPTDDE; encoded by the coding sequence GTGGCCGGGACCGACCCTCAGCGCTCACCCGCGCTGACGGGTAGCCTAGACGACGCTCCCGCGATCGTCCCGGCCAAGCCACTCATCGATGCGCTGATCGCGACACGAAGCGACGGCGTCACGCGACGCGTCGTCCTCGGCGACCCGCAGGAACGCGGCATCGAGCTTTCCGTGTGCCGCAACTCCGACGGCGTGGTCATCGAGCTGCCCGACGTCGAGCGCGCGAGCGAGAGTGAAGCGCTGCGACGGCTCGCGCGGCAAATGGCGGGCGAGAACGACACGACGACGCTGCTTCAAATCCTTTGCGACGCGGGCGCCGAGCAATGCCGAGGGAGCGGCGCCGCCGTGCTCAAAGCGGTGGCGAACGAAGGAGAGCTCGTCGCCGCCATCGGCTCGCTCGGCATCGCGCGCGGAAGACGCTTCGCGCTTCCTGGTTCATTGGCGCGCGAGGTGCTGCGCACGCGCGACGTCGTCGCCGTCGAAAACTTCAGCGGATCGGCGCGTCCGCTGCTGCGCGTCGTGCCCGACGTACGCGTGGGGCCGATGCTCCTCGCGCCGTTGATGGCGCACGAAGTGATCCTCGGCGTCCTCGCCGTCACGCGCGACATGGCCGAGCCGGTGTTCTCCAAACGCGACGCGCACCGGCTCCGCGTCATCGCCGACTACGCGGCGCTCGCGCTGTGGAACGCCGAGCTGCTCGAGCAGGCGAAGGTCGCCGACCGCGCGAAGAGCCGCTTCCTCGCCACGGTGTCACACGAGCTGCGGACGCCGCTGACCGCGCTCGCCGGATACGAAGAGCTGCTCGCCGATCAGGTCATCGGGCCGCTGTCGGACAGCCAGCTCGACGTGCTCGAGCGAATGCGGTCGGTGACGCAGCACCTCGCGGCGGTGATCGAGGAACTGCTCGCGTTCTCGAGTTTGGACGAAGGACGCGAGGTCGTGCGGCCGACCGATTTTCTCGCCGCGGATCTCGTGCGCGCGACGGCGGCCGTCATCGAACCGATGGCGCGGCAGAAACATCTCTCCTTCGCCGTCAGCGTGCCGGACGAGCCCATTCGCATGACGAGCGACGTGGACAAGGTGCGGCAGATCCTGATCAACCTCGCGGGAAACGCGGTCAAGTTCACCGATTTCGGCGAGGTGCGGATCGAGCTGGAAAAACGTTCGGGCGCCGTTTGGTTCACCGTTCGCGATACGGGCATCGGCATCGCCAAGCGGGACATCGAGCGACTGTTTCGCCCGTTTGCCCAGCTCGACGCCGGCCTCACGCGCCGGCACGGCGGCACGGGACTCGGCCTCTACATCTCCCGGGGCCTGGCTGACCTCCTCGGCGGGCGCATCGAGTTCGAGTCGAATCAGGGCGAGGGGTCGGCGTTCCGCCTCGTCCTTCCCACCGACGACGAATAG
- a CDS encoding NAD(P)/FAD-dependent oxidoreductase: protein MTRPRVVIVGAGFGGLYAARVLKDADVSVLVIDRTNHHVFQPLLYQVATATLAPTDICAPIRWLLHKQRNTDVMLADVESIDPVRRIVHCDHGQDVEYDFLILAAGARHSYFGHPEWEPYAPGLKSAADAIELRKRWLLAFERADRTTDEAERRAELTFVIVGGGPTGVELAGMLPTISRFALPSDFRHIDTASARILLIEAGPRILPAMPEDLSARALRDLTELGVEVRTNARVTNLGDGWVEADGERIEARTVFWAAGNAASPLGKSLGVPTDRAGRVVVEDDLSVPGLPNVFVVGDLAVLRSRGKAVPAIAPAAIQSGKAAARNVLHAMRREGRERFHYINKGDLATIGRYKAVGVVAGKHLRGWLAWWTWLLVHIMYLAGFRNRAVVLVEWAYSFFTYQRGARLITHD from the coding sequence ATGACTCGTCCGCGCGTCGTCATCGTCGGCGCGGGGTTCGGTGGGCTCTACGCCGCGCGGGTGCTCAAGGACGCGGACGTCTCGGTGCTCGTGATCGACCGCACGAATCACCACGTCTTTCAGCCGCTTCTCTACCAAGTCGCGACGGCGACACTCGCGCCGACGGACATCTGCGCGCCGATCCGGTGGTTATTGCACAAGCAGCGCAACACCGACGTCATGCTTGCGGATGTCGAGTCGATCGATCCGGTGCGGCGGATCGTCCACTGCGACCACGGGCAGGACGTCGAGTACGACTTTCTCATTCTCGCGGCGGGCGCCCGCCATTCCTACTTCGGCCACCCCGAGTGGGAACCGTACGCTCCGGGTCTCAAGAGCGCGGCCGATGCGATCGAGCTTCGGAAGCGCTGGCTGCTGGCGTTCGAGCGGGCCGACCGTACGACGGACGAAGCCGAACGGCGCGCCGAGTTGACGTTCGTCATCGTCGGTGGCGGACCGACGGGCGTCGAGCTGGCCGGAATGCTCCCGACGATTTCGCGCTTCGCCTTGCCAAGCGACTTTCGTCACATCGACACCGCGAGCGCGCGCATACTCTTGATCGAGGCCGGACCGCGGATCCTGCCCGCGATGCCGGAGGATTTGTCGGCGCGGGCGCTGCGTGATCTGACCGAGCTCGGCGTCGAGGTTCGGACGAACGCTCGTGTCACGAACCTCGGCGACGGTTGGGTCGAGGCCGACGGAGAACGGATCGAGGCTCGAACGGTCTTCTGGGCCGCCGGGAACGCCGCGTCGCCGCTCGGGAAATCGCTCGGTGTCCCGACCGACCGGGCCGGGCGCGTGGTGGTCGAGGACGATTTGAGCGTCCCCGGCCTCCCAAACGTGTTCGTCGTCGGGGACCTGGCGGTGTTGCGCAGCCGCGGGAAAGCCGTGCCTGCCATTGCCCCGGCGGCGATCCAAAGCGGGAAAGCGGCAGCGCGGAACGTTCTTCACGCCATGCGGCGTGAAGGGCGGGAGCGATTTCATTATATCAACAAGGGCGACCTGGCCACGATCGGGCGATACAAGGCCGTCGGGGTCGTGGCCGGTAAGCATCTCCGTGGCTGGTTGGCGTGGTGGACTTGGCTGTTGGTGCACATCATGTATCTGGCCGGATTTCGCAACCGGGCGGTCGTTCTGGTCGAATGGGCGTATTCCTTCTTCACGTACCAACGGGGCGCGCGGCTCATCACGCATGACTGA
- a CDS encoding sodium:solute symporter, with protein sequence MNPLNWVIVVGWIAYVVTHGIRRSKGTTEMEGYFLAHRSLPWWAVGLSVMATQLSAVTMIGTTGQGATDGMRFIQFYFGLPLAMVILGVTLVPLLKNAGVYTAYEYLERRFDARTRSLTAFLFLLSRGMSCGTIIAAPAVVFSAIFGWNLWWCVAIIGVPAVLYAMIGGVQAVTWVDVKQMFLIVGALLAVVITLLIQIPVSPSTALHVAGATGHLRVFDFSFSLTNTYTFWSGLIGGTFLMMSYFGTDQSQVQRYLAAKSVDEARTSLLMSAYWKIPLQALVLLVGVLVFVYYEYHKGPILFNPAHERAVHNAFPQLLADLQQRYDTASSPMLRDALRSQALDYARGLTHGPANDANYIIPRFVIDHLPLGLAGIFIAAVIAAAMNAISGELTSLSSATVIDLYRRWIKPQATDAHYLRVSRASIAFWGVFACIVAHYAVNLGSLIEVVNRFGSFFYGSILGVFLLAMIPRATSLGAFVGMITGLAAVSVVNFRAPRVSFLWHNLIAVVVVLAVGLALSALSPKSSPARVAAQP encoded by the coding sequence ATGAATCCGCTCAACTGGGTGATCGTGGTGGGGTGGATCGCCTACGTGGTGACCCACGGGATTCGCCGGTCCAAGGGCACGACCGAGATGGAGGGCTACTTCCTCGCGCACCGGAGCCTTCCCTGGTGGGCGGTGGGACTGTCGGTGATGGCGACCCAGCTCTCCGCCGTGACGATGATCGGCACGACGGGGCAGGGCGCCACCGACGGCATGCGGTTCATCCAGTTCTACTTCGGATTGCCGTTGGCGATGGTGATCCTCGGCGTCACGCTCGTGCCGCTGCTCAAGAACGCGGGCGTGTACACGGCGTACGAGTATCTCGAGCGGCGGTTCGACGCGCGTACGCGATCGCTCACCGCGTTTCTCTTCCTGTTGTCGCGCGGGATGTCGTGCGGCACGATCATCGCCGCGCCGGCCGTCGTGTTCTCGGCGATCTTCGGCTGGAACCTCTGGTGGTGCGTGGCGATCATCGGCGTTCCGGCGGTCCTCTACGCGATGATCGGCGGCGTGCAGGCGGTGACGTGGGTCGACGTGAAGCAGATGTTCCTCATCGTCGGCGCGCTATTGGCGGTGGTGATCACGCTGCTCATCCAGATCCCCGTGTCCCCATCGACGGCGCTTCACGTCGCCGGCGCGACGGGGCATCTGCGCGTGTTCGATTTCTCGTTCAGCCTCACGAATACGTACACGTTCTGGTCGGGGCTCATCGGCGGAACGTTCCTCATGATGTCGTACTTCGGAACGGACCAGAGCCAGGTGCAGCGCTACCTCGCCGCGAAATCGGTGGACGAAGCGCGCACGTCGCTGTTGATGAGCGCCTACTGGAAGATCCCACTCCAGGCGCTCGTGCTCCTCGTCGGTGTGCTCGTGTTCGTGTACTACGAGTACCACAAGGGGCCAATCCTCTTCAATCCGGCGCACGAGCGCGCGGTGCACAACGCGTTTCCACAGTTGCTCGCCGATCTTCAGCAGCGGTACGACACGGCAAGCTCGCCGATGTTGCGCGACGCGCTGAGGAGCCAGGCACTGGACTACGCGCGTGGATTGACGCACGGACCGGCCAACGACGCGAACTACATCATTCCGCGGTTCGTCATCGACCATCTGCCGCTCGGGCTGGCCGGCATCTTCATCGCGGCGGTGATCGCCGCGGCGATGAACGCGATTTCCGGCGAGCTCACCTCGCTGTCCAGCGCGACCGTGATCGACCTCTACCGCCGCTGGATCAAGCCCCAGGCGACGGACGCCCACTACCTCCGCGTCTCGCGCGCGTCGATCGCGTTCTGGGGCGTGTTCGCATGCATCGTCGCGCACTACGCCGTGAATCTCGGGTCGCTCATCGAGGTCGTAAACCGCTTCGGCTCGTTCTTTTACGGATCGATCCTCGGCGTCTTCCTGCTCGCGATGATCCCGCGCGCCACGTCCCTTGGCGCGTTCGTGGGCATGATCACCGGACTCGCCGCGGTGAGCGTCGTGAATTTCCGAGCGCCGCGCGTCTCGTTCCTCTGGCACAACCTGATCGCCGTGGTCGTGGTGCTGGCCGTCGGCTTGGCGTTGAGCGCGCTCAGCCCGAAATCCTCTCCCGCGCGCGTCGCCGCGCAGCCCTGA
- a CDS encoding PIG-L family deacetylase yields the protein MKSIASLLCAAFLVIAPNTRANAQRADAAKLGEEIAGLGTTARVLMIGAHPDDEDTQLIAWLAKARHVETAYLSLTRGDGGQNLIGNELGPALGMIRTEELLAARRIDGGHQYFTRAYDFGFSKTLEETLEHWPKDSILSDVVAVIRAFRPHVIISVWSGTPADGHGHHQYSGVIAREAFDAAGDTVRFPPRRLSDLDAWTPSKFYRLRRNGSGASLAFDVGEYAPMLGESYSEIATESRSQHRSQGQGALPRVGPVYTAVKLEVSRVSNADAPETGLFDGMDTTWARFNAVRLADSARAALDSLPAARTAVVAAENLVNPSAMVAPLAAYERLVTRAGTGKACGFSGAEGADDHSCTAAERDLWSSLSTTNERATDALLGAAGVSVDITAPRDLIAPNDTVPVTVRVYNGGKSSLALDRVSLINALGVASRQRREILPDSTATQQITYRAPARLSLPWWLRSAPKGDMFVQPRADMIEGEDRRLESGAEVGLRVDGVPVVMREGPIVYRFADPARGEVRRPIATVPEISVLLQHEVEYARAGAPFDRTMLVYVHSADAVARQVDVTLQLPAGLHADSVSRHASLTAFGDAHLYFRVRGVLPAGRQEIKASATLAADNGAIRTSSLGFVPVEYSHIRPLRFYRSSVVTLQAVNITYANMKVGYIRGVGDNVMSMLEELGLSVYELDPLTLPQQDLGGFSAIVVGPRAYETNPALLANNGTLMSFARNGGTLVAQYGQAPYGRPGIFPYPVTAPRSQDRVTDENAQVRVLDPGSPLLSKPNKITQDDFADWVQERALYMPRTFDPAYRTVFSMNDKGDPPQDGAVLIAPLGKGVYVYTTFAFFRELPAGNPGAARLFVNLLSATPAAANRPPHPPSDAVRP from the coding sequence ATGAAGTCGATCGCCTCGCTGCTCTGCGCCGCATTCCTCGTCATCGCGCCAAACACGCGGGCAAACGCGCAGCGCGCGGACGCGGCAAAGTTGGGCGAAGAGATCGCCGGCCTGGGCACGACGGCGCGCGTGCTGATGATCGGAGCGCACCCCGACGACGAGGACACGCAGCTCATCGCGTGGCTGGCCAAGGCGCGACATGTCGAGACCGCGTATCTGTCCCTCACGCGCGGTGACGGCGGACAGAACCTCATCGGCAACGAGCTGGGTCCCGCGCTCGGCATGATCCGCACGGAAGAGCTGCTCGCCGCGCGCCGAATCGACGGCGGGCATCAGTACTTCACGCGCGCGTACGACTTCGGATTCTCGAAGACGCTCGAGGAAACGCTCGAGCATTGGCCCAAGGATTCGATTCTCTCCGACGTCGTGGCGGTGATTCGCGCTTTCCGGCCGCACGTCATCATCTCCGTGTGGTCGGGCACGCCGGCCGACGGGCACGGACATCATCAGTATTCGGGCGTCATCGCGCGCGAGGCATTCGACGCCGCCGGCGACACCGTGCGCTTTCCGCCGAGGCGCTTGTCCGACCTCGACGCGTGGACGCCGTCGAAGTTCTACCGGCTGCGTCGCAACGGCTCGGGCGCGTCGCTGGCCTTCGACGTCGGCGAGTACGCGCCGATGCTCGGCGAATCGTACTCCGAGATCGCGACCGAGAGTCGTTCGCAGCATCGTTCGCAGGGACAGGGCGCACTTCCCCGCGTCGGACCGGTCTACACCGCCGTGAAGCTCGAGGTCTCGCGCGTGTCCAACGCCGACGCGCCGGAGACGGGACTGTTCGACGGGATGGACACGACGTGGGCGCGGTTCAACGCGGTGCGTCTGGCGGATTCCGCCCGCGCCGCGCTCGACTCGCTTCCCGCCGCGCGGACGGCGGTCGTCGCCGCCGAGAACCTCGTGAACCCATCGGCGATGGTCGCGCCGCTCGCGGCGTACGAGCGTCTCGTCACGCGCGCCGGCACCGGCAAAGCGTGCGGGTTCTCGGGCGCCGAGGGGGCGGACGATCACAGTTGCACGGCGGCCGAGCGCGATCTATGGTCGTCGCTCTCGACCACCAACGAGCGCGCGACCGACGCGCTGCTCGGAGCGGCCGGTGTCTCGGTGGACATCACCGCGCCGCGCGACCTCATCGCGCCGAACGATACCGTGCCCGTCACCGTGCGCGTCTACAACGGCGGCAAGTCGTCGCTCGCGCTCGACCGCGTATCGCTGATCAACGCGCTGGGCGTGGCGTCACGGCAGCGGCGTGAGATCCTGCCCGACAGTACGGCGACGCAACAGATCACGTACCGCGCTCCCGCTCGACTGTCGCTTCCGTGGTGGCTGAGAAGCGCGCCGAAGGGCGACATGTTCGTACAACCGCGCGCCGACATGATCGAGGGGGAGGACCGGCGGCTCGAATCCGGCGCGGAGGTCGGACTGCGTGTCGACGGCGTGCCGGTCGTCATGCGCGAGGGGCCGATCGTCTATCGCTTCGCCGATCCGGCGCGCGGCGAGGTGCGCCGGCCCATCGCGACGGTGCCTGAGATCTCCGTGCTGCTCCAGCACGAGGTGGAGTACGCGCGGGCCGGCGCGCCGTTCGACCGCACGATGCTCGTCTACGTGCACTCGGCGGACGCGGTCGCGCGACAAGTGGATGTGACGCTCCAGTTGCCCGCTGGGCTTCACGCCGATTCGGTATCGCGGCACGCCTCGCTCACCGCGTTCGGCGACGCGCACCTCTATTTCCGCGTGCGCGGTGTTCTTCCGGCCGGACGCCAGGAGATCAAAGCCAGCGCGACCCTCGCAGCCGACAACGGCGCGATACGCACGTCGAGCCTGGGATTCGTGCCGGTCGAGTACTCGCACATCCGGCCGCTTCGGTTCTATCGGAGCTCGGTCGTCACGCTGCAAGCGGTCAACATCACGTACGCGAACATGAAGGTCGGTTACATCCGCGGCGTGGGCGACAACGTGATGTCGATGCTCGAGGAGCTCGGCCTCTCGGTCTACGAGCTCGATCCGCTCACGTTGCCGCAGCAGGACCTCGGCGGATTCTCGGCGATCGTCGTCGGACCGCGCGCGTACGAGACGAATCCGGCGCTTCTGGCCAACAACGGGACGCTGATGTCGTTCGCGCGAAATGGCGGAACGCTCGTCGCGCAGTACGGCCAGGCGCCGTACGGCCGGCCGGGAATCTTTCCGTATCCGGTCACCGCGCCGCGCTCGCAGGACCGAGTGACCGACGAGAACGCACAGGTTCGCGTGTTGGATCCGGGCTCGCCGCTTCTCTCGAAGCCGAACAAGATCACCCAGGACGATTTCGCGGATTGGGTGCAGGAGCGCGCGCTGTACATGCCGCGCACGTTCGATCCGGCGTATCGCACCGTGTTCTCGATGAACGACAAGGGCGATCCGCCGCAGGACGGCGCCGTGCTGATCGCACCGCTCGGCAAAGGCGTCTACGTGTACACGACGTTCGCGTTCTTCCGCGAACTGCCGGCGGGAAACCCCGGCGCGGCGCGGCTGTTCGTCAATTTGCTCTCGGCGACTCCCGCCGCGGCGAACCGGCCGCCGCATCCGCCGTCGGACGCGGTGCGTCCGTGA